From a region of the Triticum aestivum cultivar Chinese Spring chromosome 7D, IWGSC CS RefSeq v2.1, whole genome shotgun sequence genome:
- the LOC123166890 gene encoding uncharacterized protein isoform X1: MCAVVMDGGLFSGGLGAGFALVFQVEYWGDGGDVPRQATVVVRFRSKSGLSEEQEYKAFELRHMNQAPRIRWSTEPVLCLARKGGTVNLATQWQPLRLMTFSNHDDLPSLLKYWRNCDLWQG; encoded by the exons ATGTGTGCTGTTGTAATGGATGGTGGGCTTTTTTCTGGTGGTTTGGGTGCAGGATTTGCTCTTGTGTTTCAAGTTGAATACTGGGGAGATGGAGGAGATGTGCCACGGCAGGCTACTGTGGTGGTGAGATTCAG GTCTAAGTCGGGCCTGTCTGAAGAGCAAGAATATAAAGCTTTTGAGCTTAGGCACATGAATCAAGCCCCCAGAATCCGATGGTCTACTGAGCCAGTTTTATGCTTGGCGAGGAAGGGTGGAACAGTGAACCTTGCCACACAATGGCAGCCCCTTCGCCTGATGACCTTTTCCAATCACGATGACCTCCCGTCGCTGCTGAAG TACTGGAGGAATTGTGATCTATGGCAAGGGTGA
- the LOC123166890 gene encoding uncharacterized protein isoform X2 translates to MCAVVMDGGLFSGGLGAGFALVFQVEYWGDGGDVPRQATVVVRFRSKSGLSEEQEYKAFELRHMNQAPRIRWSTEPVLCLARKGGTVNLATQWQPLRLMTFSNHDDLPSLLKELETVLEEL, encoded by the exons ATGTGTGCTGTTGTAATGGATGGTGGGCTTTTTTCTGGTGGTTTGGGTGCAGGATTTGCTCTTGTGTTTCAAGTTGAATACTGGGGAGATGGAGGAGATGTGCCACGGCAGGCTACTGTGGTGGTGAGATTCAG GTCTAAGTCGGGCCTGTCTGAAGAGCAAGAATATAAAGCTTTTGAGCTTAGGCACATGAATCAAGCCCCCAGAATCCGATGGTCTACTGAGCCAGTTTTATGCTTGGCGAGGAAGGGTGGAACAGTGAACCTTGCCACACAATGGCAGCCCCTTCGCCTGATGACCTTTTCCAATCACGATGACCTCCCGTCGCTGCTGAAG GAATTGGAAACAGTACTGGAGGAATTGTGA